Proteins encoded together in one Paramagnetospirillum magnetotacticum MS-1 window:
- a CDS encoding TorD/DmsD family molecular chaperone — protein MRAVTALQGIAEDDFLRARFYGLLAVLMVAPPPEDLLRRLAAMEGDSTPLGTVLGHLSQAAAAADSDTIADEFATLFVGVTGGEIMPYGSWYLTGFLHEKPLADLRDDMARLGIEPSPGVSEPEDHAASLCEMMQGLVTGLFNEKLDLTQQKIFFQTHLGSWMPRFLADLEKAPSARFYRSVAEMGRVFLEIETQAFAMVD, from the coding sequence ATGAGGGCAGTGACGGCACTCCAAGGCATTGCCGAGGACGATTTCCTACGCGCGCGATTTTATGGCTTGCTGGCGGTCTTGATGGTTGCCCCGCCGCCGGAGGATTTGTTGCGCCGTCTGGCCGCCATGGAAGGCGATTCCACGCCGCTCGGCACCGTGCTGGGCCATCTGTCCCAAGCCGCCGCCGCCGCTGATTCCGACACCATCGCCGATGAGTTCGCCACCTTGTTCGTAGGCGTGACCGGTGGTGAGATCATGCCCTACGGTTCGTGGTACCTGACCGGTTTCCTGCATGAAAAGCCCTTGGCCGATCTGCGCGACGACATGGCCCGCCTAGGGATCGAACCCTCGCCGGGCGTGTCCGAACCCGAGGATCATGCCGCATCCCTTTGCGAGATGATGCAGGGCCTTGTCACCGGCCTTTTCAACGAAAAGCTGGACCTGACCCAGCAGAAGATTTTCTTCCAGACCCATTTGGGAAGCTGGATGCCCCGTTTCCTGGCCGATCTGGAGAAGGCGCCCTCCGCCCGCTTCTACCGCAGCGTGGCGGAAATGGGCCGTGTGTTCCTGGAGATCGAAACCCAGGCTTTTGCCATGGTGGACTGA
- a CDS encoding DUF3306 domain-containing protein, translating to MSDEPFLSRWSRRKLDAKTEAPPPEPVKNVAPEPPPPELPPVESLNKDSDYTAFLKAGVPQELKQAALQKLWASDPALMAPEIMDLHMGDYTSPVAEVVKTAWRIGKGVLDAAELAAEAEEQAKTETPSPSQKP from the coding sequence ATGAGCGACGAACCCTTCCTGTCGCGTTGGTCGCGGCGCAAACTGGACGCCAAGACCGAAGCTCCGCCGCCGGAGCCTGTGAAAAACGTTGCGCCAGAGCCCCCGCCCCCTGAATTGCCGCCAGTGGAATCCCTGAATAAGGATTCCGACTACACCGCCTTCCTCAAGGCTGGCGTGCCGCAGGAATTGAAGCAGGCCGCGTTGCAAAAACTCTGGGCCAGCGATCCCGCCTTGATGGCGCCGGAAATCATGGATCTTCACATGGGCGACTACACCTCGCCCGTTGCCGAGGTGGTGAAAACAGCTTGGCGAATCGGCAAAGGCGTTTTGGATGCCGCCGAACTGGCGGCCGAGGCTGAGGAGCAAGCCAAGACCGAGACGCCCTCACCGAGCCAGAAGCCCTAG
- the mobA gene encoding molybdenum cofactor guanylyltransferase MobA, giving the protein MMSEMVPPPSSNIAGVILAGGLSRRMGGGDKPLITVEGQTLLERVIERLSPQVGPIVLNANGDPARFAETTLPVAPDVLGGFGGPLVGVLTGLEWFRDHTMGVEWMVSCAADTPLFPADLVERLHKAALDQGADIVVAQSGDQAHPVFALWPLRLAADLRRAVVEEDMRKIDAWTARYKVAHVPWPTTPHDPFFNVNTPEDVMRLSMILNGSLPAEPPMTAEVSVAVLIERRDGATQWVKDSWRPLEALALAPQGAPWTMLNRGDSFEHYLATGVTVVLHRSDLASYRYNLAGLEPRLYVVLRQTGEADQPVKVVMATLAPDEAQAMSESGEDMVDGVHLPRALFDWAMSFCACHPPDEPMRKRKRDTLDSGKVFGGKGRS; this is encoded by the coding sequence ATGATGAGTGAGATGGTGCCGCCGCCATCGTCCAATATCGCCGGAGTAATCCTGGCGGGTGGCCTGTCGCGCCGCATGGGCGGCGGCGACAAACCGCTGATCACCGTGGAAGGCCAAACCCTGCTGGAGCGGGTGATCGAGCGCCTGTCGCCCCAGGTGGGCCCTATAGTGCTCAACGCCAATGGCGACCCTGCCCGCTTCGCCGAGACCACGCTGCCCGTGGCGCCCGATGTGCTGGGTGGATTCGGCGGGCCGCTGGTGGGCGTACTCACCGGGCTGGAATGGTTCAGGGATCACACAATGGGGGTGGAATGGATGGTCAGCTGCGCCGCCGACACCCCGCTGTTCCCCGCCGATCTGGTGGAGCGCCTGCATAAAGCCGCCCTGGACCAAGGCGCCGATATCGTTGTGGCCCAGAGCGGCGATCAGGCCCATCCAGTCTTCGCCCTGTGGCCGCTTCGCCTCGCCGCCGATCTGCGCCGCGCCGTGGTCGAAGAAGACATGCGCAAGATCGATGCCTGGACCGCGCGTTACAAGGTCGCCCATGTGCCGTGGCCAACCACACCCCACGACCCATTCTTCAACGTCAACACGCCCGAAGACGTGATGCGGCTTTCCATGATCCTGAACGGCTCTCTGCCCGCCGAGCCGCCGATGACCGCCGAAGTATCTGTCGCCGTATTGATCGAGCGCCGCGATGGCGCCACCCAATGGGTCAAGGATTCGTGGCGACCGCTGGAAGCCCTGGCGCTAGCCCCGCAAGGTGCGCCCTGGACCATGCTTAACCGGGGCGATAGCTTCGAGCACTATCTTGCCACCGGGGTGACGGTGGTCCTGCACCGTTCGGACCTCGCCTCTTACCGTTACAATCTGGCGGGGCTGGAGCCGCGCCTCTATGTGGTTCTGCGCCAAACCGGTGAGGCCGACCAGCCGGTCAAGGTTGTGATGGCCACCCTGGCCCCCGATGAAGCCCAGGCCATGAGCGAGAGCGGTGAGGACATGGTGGACGGGGTCCACTTGCCGCGCGCCCTATTCGACTGGGCCATGAGTTTTTGCGCTTGCCACCCGCCCGACGAACCCATGCGTAAGCGCAAGCGCGACACGCTGGATTCCGGCAAGGTCTTCGGGGGCAAGGGGCGGTCATGA
- the fdhD gene encoding formate dehydrogenase accessory sulfurtransferase FdhD has translation MKTEDMLVRPNPDDTRLYQTVSGIDHTGSEVPADIINERPLTIFLNGREIVTAMTIGDYPDYLALGYLLNQNMLRADDEIKAVDYDEEIETVVVRTTRQTDYEEKLKKKIQTSGCAMGTVFGDVMEKFETVSLPTDERFRTSWLYGLQKAINTMPSLYLKTGAIHGCVLCEEDRPLIYMEDVGRHNAMDKIAGYMFRHGLSTKGKSLYTTGRLTSEMVIKTVQMGIPVLLSRSGFTAWGVELARKAGLTLIGRAKGKRFIALAGTERIVFDADPSQAADEPGHLSRKGSRDDE, from the coding sequence ATGAAGACAGAAGACATGCTGGTGCGCCCCAACCCCGACGACACGCGGCTTTACCAGACCGTTTCGGGCATCGATCACACCGGTTCCGAGGTGCCCGCCGACATCATCAATGAGCGGCCGCTGACCATTTTCCTCAATGGCCGCGAGATCGTCACCGCCATGACCATCGGCGATTATCCGGATTATCTGGCGCTGGGCTATCTCTTGAACCAGAACATGCTGCGCGCCGATGACGAGATCAAAGCCGTCGATTACGACGAGGAGATCGAGACGGTGGTGGTGCGCACCACGCGCCAGACCGATTACGAGGAAAAGCTGAAGAAGAAGATCCAGACCTCGGGCTGCGCCATGGGCACGGTATTCGGCGACGTCATGGAAAAGTTCGAAACCGTCAGCCTGCCCACCGACGAGCGCTTTCGCACGTCCTGGCTTTACGGCCTGCAAAAGGCCATCAACACCATGCCGTCGCTTTATCTCAAGACCGGCGCCATTCATGGCTGCGTGCTGTGCGAGGAGGACCGGCCGCTGATCTATATGGAAGATGTCGGCCGCCACAACGCCATGGATAAGATCGCGGGCTATATGTTCCGCCACGGCCTGTCCACCAAAGGCAAAAGTCTCTACACCACTGGACGGCTGACCAGCGAGATGGTGATCAAGACGGTGCAGATGGGAATCCCTGTGCTGCTGTCGCGATCGGGCTTTACCGCCTGGGGGGTGGAACTGGCGCGCAAGGCTGGCCTGACCCTGATCGGCCGGGCCAAGGGCAAGCGCTTCATCGCCCTGGCTGGGACGGAACGTATCGTCTTCGACGCCGACCCCAGCCAGGCCGCCGACGAGCCGGGGCATCTGTCGCGCAAGGGGAGCCGCGATGATGAGTGA
- a CDS encoding 4Fe-4S binding protein, whose protein sequence is MTGMKVGGRRVMMCSCEGTIPLEPDALAKALGTEPPGQVYFQLCRAQVDAFRQAAASGEKLVVCCGQEAPLFAELARGQEVDGPVFVDIRDRAGWSSEAGRATPKMAALIAEAVLEPEPTPSVTLASEGSILVMGRGQEVLEVARRLGAERAVTCLLLPGHDADLVPPAVRALGLFRGRPLRASGHLGAFKISVADLAGASPSARGALAFEPGVGERELGADIILDLTSEPALLAPRDGWFKVDPRDALALARALSEMASLVGEFEKPRWIKVDAALCAHSRNGQVACTRCFDACPSGALSPLGDAASVDAHVCGGHGACASVCPTGAIRFDVPAGNGLFTRLGVLLETYRAAGGNSPALLIHEEAGAEALAALARFGAGLPAHVIPVQVAAVAGLGPDFLLAALAKGAGEVVALADPAKRKDLDGARAAVGLSNRVAEALGWTARARLEAESDPSVIARLIAASAPKPVDPPAEFLVMGGKRQTLGLALAHLHRHAPSPVDVLALEAGDPFGTILVDQAKCTLCMACISACPAKALSGHPDKPSLGILEANCVQCGLCRVTCPEKAVTLVPRLAFGPNARVRQVLKEEEPYECIRCGKPFASKSVIERMTERMSGHSMFQGTGRLDLIKMCEDCRVVAQYQLEEGVRPLAGAAPPVTKTTEDYIRERDGKG, encoded by the coding sequence ATGACGGGAATGAAGGTCGGCGGCAGGCGGGTGATGATGTGTTCGTGCGAGGGAACCATCCCCCTCGAGCCTGATGCCCTGGCCAAGGCCTTGGGCACCGAGCCGCCCGGACAGGTCTATTTCCAGCTCTGCCGCGCTCAGGTGGATGCCTTCCGCCAGGCGGCGGCCTCGGGGGAAAAGCTTGTGGTCTGTTGCGGCCAAGAAGCGCCGCTGTTCGCCGAACTGGCGCGTGGTCAAGAGGTGGACGGGCCGGTCTTCGTCGATATCCGCGACCGGGCGGGCTGGTCATCCGAGGCTGGGCGCGCCACACCCAAGATGGCCGCCCTGATTGCCGAGGCGGTCCTTGAGCCCGAACCGACGCCCAGCGTGACCCTTGCCAGCGAAGGCTCCATCCTTGTGATGGGACGGGGGCAGGAGGTGTTGGAGGTGGCGCGGAGGCTGGGGGCGGAGCGGGCGGTGACCTGCCTGCTGCTGCCCGGCCATGATGCCGATCTGGTGCCGCCTGCGGTGCGGGCCCTGGGTCTGTTCCGGGGCAGGCCGCTGCGCGCCTCGGGCCATCTGGGCGCCTTCAAGATCAGCGTCGCCGATCTGGCCGGAGCTTCGCCGTCGGCACGCGGCGCGCTCGCCTTCGAGCCTGGGGTTGGCGAACGTGAACTTGGCGCCGATATCATCCTCGACCTAACGTCCGAGCCCGCCTTGCTGGCGCCGCGCGACGGCTGGTTCAAGGTCGATCCTCGCGATGCCCTGGCTTTGGCGCGGGCGCTGTCCGAGATGGCCTCGTTGGTGGGCGAGTTCGAAAAGCCCCGCTGGATCAAGGTGGATGCGGCGCTGTGCGCCCATTCCCGCAATGGTCAGGTGGCCTGTACCCGCTGCTTCGACGCCTGCCCCTCGGGTGCGCTTTCGCCCCTGGGCGATGCGGCGTCGGTGGATGCCCATGTCTGCGGTGGGCATGGGGCCTGCGCCTCAGTCTGTCCCACGGGAGCCATCCGCTTCGACGTTCCCGCTGGCAACGGCCTCTTCACCCGGCTGGGCGTGCTGCTGGAAACCTATCGCGCGGCGGGCGGCAATTCCCCCGCTCTCTTGATTCACGAGGAGGCGGGGGCCGAGGCCCTGGCGGCCTTGGCCCGGTTCGGCGCAGGACTGCCCGCCCATGTGATTCCTGTGCAGGTGGCCGCCGTCGCCGGTCTGGGGCCGGATTTCCTGCTGGCCGCCCTGGCCAAGGGGGCCGGCGAGGTGGTGGCTTTGGCCGATCCTGCTAAGCGCAAAGATCTCGATGGAGCCCGTGCCGCGGTCGGTCTTTCCAACCGGGTGGCCGAGGCGCTGGGCTGGACGGCGCGCGCCCGGCTGGAAGCTGAAAGCGATCCATCCGTTATCGCCCGGCTGATCGCCGCTTCGGCCCCCAAGCCCGTGGACCCGCCCGCCGAATTCCTGGTGATGGGCGGCAAGCGTCAGACCTTAGGGCTGGCCCTTGCCCATCTGCACCGCCACGCCCCCAGCCCGGTGGATGTCCTGGCCCTGGAAGCGGGCGATCCGTTCGGAACCATTCTCGTCGATCAGGCCAAGTGCACCTTGTGCATGGCCTGCATCTCCGCCTGTCCGGCCAAAGCGTTGTCGGGTCATCCCGACAAGCCGTCCCTGGGCATCCTGGAGGCCAATTGCGTCCAGTGCGGATTATGCCGCGTCACCTGCCCGGAAAAGGCGGTGACTCTTGTGCCGCGTCTGGCCTTCGGCCCCAATGCCCGCGTCCGGCAGGTGTTGAAGGAAGAAGAGCCCTATGAGTGCATCCGCTGCGGCAAGCCCTTTGCCTCCAAATCGGTGATCGAACGCATGACCGAGCGCATGAGCGGGCATTCCATGTTCCAGGGCACGGGCAGGCTGGACCTCATCAAGATGTGCGAGGATTGCCGCGTGGTCGCCCAGTACCAGTTGGAGGAGGGCGTGCGGCCCCTGGCGGGCGCCGCCCCGCCGGTTACCAAGACCACCGAGGACTATATTCGGGAGCGGGACGGCAAGGGGTGA
- a CDS encoding cupin domain-containing protein, producing the protein MNETKKPIAVVAAEAPPRSVKSIYPAALAGRVEGRLKRPLGDLFGLANFGVNQTRLAPGAWSALRHSHARQDEFIYILEGAPTLLTDAGETLLAPGMCAGFKAATGDAHCLINTSDADVVYLEIGDRSPGDAATYPDDDLRAEMGADGKWRMLHKDGTPY; encoded by the coding sequence ATGAACGAGACCAAAAAGCCCATCGCCGTGGTCGCCGCCGAAGCGCCGCCGCGCAGCGTCAAATCCATCTATCCCGCCGCCCTGGCCGGACGTGTGGAAGGCCGCCTGAAGCGCCCGCTGGGTGATCTGTTCGGACTTGCCAATTTCGGCGTCAACCAGACGCGACTGGCGCCCGGTGCCTGGTCGGCGTTGCGCCATTCCCATGCCCGCCAGGACGAGTTCATCTATATCCTGGAAGGCGCCCCTACCCTGCTCACCGATGCGGGCGAGACCCTGTTGGCGCCGGGCATGTGCGCAGGCTTCAAGGCCGCCACCGGCGACGCCCACTGCCTGATCAACACCAGCGATGCTGATGTGGTCTATCTGGAAATCGGCGACCGCAGCCCAGGCGACGCCGCCACCTATCCCGACGACGACCTGCGCGCCGAAATGGGGGCGGACGGCAAATGGCGCATGCTGCACAAGGATGGCACGCCCTATTGA
- a CDS encoding formylglycine-generating enzyme family protein, whose product MKGIAALLLFLSLPAAAGEWQPCPQCPPMVSIPAGRAVMGDDMSKFANEKPAVPVTISRPFALSATEITFDEWNACVAAHACRGGQDDHEWGKGKRPVINITWDDAKAYAAWVGTQSGLVCRLPTEAEWEFAARAGTSSGYWWGEDVGRGRINCRDCMGKETPYGSKPVRSFPPSPWGLHEMNGNVWEWTADCWTPDHSKLAATNESTCRDKVIKGGSWYYFSAMSRASARAKNDATVWSYNIGIRLLCELPEGKEER is encoded by the coding sequence ATGAAAGGTATCGCCGCCCTCCTGCTTTTCCTCAGCCTCCCCGCCGCCGCCGGGGAGTGGCAGCCCTGTCCGCAATGCCCCCCCATGGTGAGCATACCGGCTGGCCGGGCCGTGATGGGCGATGACATGTCCAAGTTCGCCAATGAGAAGCCTGCCGTTCCGGTCACCATCTCGCGGCCCTTCGCCCTGTCGGCCACCGAGATAACCTTCGACGAGTGGAACGCTTGCGTCGCCGCCCATGCCTGCCGGGGCGGCCAGGACGATCACGAATGGGGCAAGGGCAAACGCCCGGTGATCAACATCACCTGGGACGACGCCAAGGCCTATGCCGCCTGGGTGGGAACCCAAAGCGGCCTCGTCTGCCGTCTGCCCACCGAGGCCGAGTGGGAATTCGCCGCCCGCGCCGGAACGTCTTCCGGCTATTGGTGGGGCGAGGATGTGGGCCGGGGCCGGATCAATTGCCGCGATTGCATGGGCAAGGAGACGCCTTACGGTTCCAAGCCGGTCAGAAGCTTCCCGCCCAGCCCCTGGGGCCTACATGAGATGAACGGCAATGTTTGGGAGTGGACGGCGGATTGCTGGACGCCTGACCATTCCAAACTGGCCGCCACCAATGAGTCCACCTGCCGCGACAAGGTGATCAAAGGGGGCTCTTGGTACTATTTCTCCGCCATGTCGCGTGCCTCGGCGCGAGCCAAGAACGACGCCACGGTGTGGAGCTACAATATCGGCATCCGGCTGCTGTGCGAGTTGCCGGAAGGAAAGGAGGAAAGATGA
- the hybE gene encoding [NiFe]-hydrogenase assembly chaperone HybE yields the protein MADPLSPADQTRIRELVTVFTRIGEERMKDLGLYNPALQVEAVGFRQWQGWLAGILVTPWFMNFMLLPGPDTENLAGVEPGSRRRIDLPKGQVVFVVGEVEEVGYYLSHSIHSPMGQFPDHASASTTAWAAVGPYFQEPGEEPETGCGFGWGVNKGP from the coding sequence ATGGCCGATCCTTTGAGCCCCGCCGACCAGACCCGCATCCGTGAATTGGTCACCGTGTTCACGCGCATCGGCGAGGAACGCATGAAGGATCTCGGCCTCTACAATCCCGCCCTTCAGGTGGAAGCCGTGGGCTTTCGCCAGTGGCAGGGCTGGCTGGCGGGTATCTTGGTGACGCCGTGGTTCATGAACTTCATGCTGCTGCCCGGTCCTGACACCGAGAACCTGGCGGGCGTCGAGCCCGGCTCGCGGCGGCGCATCGACCTGCCCAAGGGCCAGGTGGTCTTCGTGGTCGGCGAGGTCGAGGAAGTGGGCTATTACCTCTCCCACTCCATCCACTCGCCCATGGGCCAGTTCCCCGATCACGCCAGCGCATCCACCACCGCCTGGGCCGCCGTCGGCCCCTATTTCCAGGAACCGGGCGAGGAGCCCGAGACCGGCTGCGGCTTCGGCTGGGGCGTCAACAAGGGGCCATGA
- a CDS encoding class 1 fructose-bisphosphatase → MPYKRITLTHFLLQEQRRLGGSGSFTALMTDIIFACKMISHEVNRGALAGNLGVAGSENVQGEEQKKLDVLANDIFLHMNALGGSYAGMASEELEDVHAVHGAADGKYLLLFDPLDGSSNIDVNISVGSIFSILKLPEGADAGSKDAFLQPGVKQVAAGYALYGSSTMMVLTTGNGVNGFTLDNNVGMFLLTHPNMTIPADTKEFAINASRERFWEPPVKRYIDECRQGKEGPRGKDFNMRWVASMVAEVHRILCRGGVFLYPADTENMKKGGKLRLMYEANPMAFIVEQAGGAATTGRGRMMEVQPTGLHQRVPVILGSKTEVERIGAYHTEYDAK, encoded by the coding sequence ATGCCGTATAAGAGGATCACGCTGACCCACTTCCTGTTGCAGGAACAGCGCCGCCTGGGCGGGTCGGGTTCGTTCACCGCCCTGATGACCGACATCATCTTCGCCTGCAAGATGATCTCTCATGAGGTCAATCGCGGTGCGCTGGCCGGTAATCTGGGCGTTGCCGGGTCGGAGAACGTCCAGGGCGAGGAGCAGAAGAAGCTCGACGTTCTGGCCAACGATATCTTCCTGCACATGAACGCGCTGGGCGGGTCCTATGCGGGCATGGCCTCGGAAGAGCTGGAAGACGTGCATGCGGTCCACGGCGCCGCCGACGGCAAGTATCTGCTGCTGTTCGATCCCCTGGACGGATCGTCCAACATCGACGTCAACATCTCGGTGGGCTCTATCTTCTCGATCCTGAAGCTGCCCGAGGGAGCCGATGCCGGGTCCAAGGATGCCTTCCTGCAGCCCGGCGTCAAGCAGGTGGCCGCCGGTTATGCCCTTTACGGCTCCTCGACCATGATGGTGCTGACCACCGGCAATGGGGTCAACGGCTTCACGCTCGACAACAATGTGGGCATGTTCCTGCTGACCCATCCCAATATGACCATTCCCGCCGATACCAAGGAATTCGCCATCAACGCGTCGCGCGAGCGGTTCTGGGAGCCGCCGGTGAAGCGCTATATCGATGAATGCCGCCAGGGCAAGGAAGGCCCGCGGGGCAAGGACTTCAACATGCGCTGGGTGGCCTCCATGGTGGCCGAGGTGCATCGCATCCTGTGCCGCGGCGGCGTATTCCTCTATCCGGCCGATACCGAGAACATGAAGAAGGGCGGCAAGCTGCGCCTGATGTATGAAGCCAATCCCATGGCCTTCATCGTCGAGCAGGCGGGCGGTGCCGCCACCACTGGCCGTGGCCGCATGATGGAGGTTCAGCCCACCGGACTGCATCAGCGCGTCCCCGTCATCCTGGGCTCGAAGACCGAGGTGGAGCGCATCGGCGCCTACCACACCGAATACGACGCAAAGTAG
- a CDS encoding methyl-accepting chemotaxis protein: protein MFARIADARITVKFFIAPLLLVVCIMVLGGVFHAAMEKQERSMEDMVTVSFANSRTAAELDGMAATIESNIYRLLGWQAAREEKERIDTLDTQVRADLKTLGEKSKILLETLKSDAAATKQIRDYVLAAGDVLDMYRSDHVTALAMMGATELEYDGIRAKLREMTGKAAAAADQDYREAKTAAGATRTQYFLVLAVFLALGAVVTMGMARLTARPVTQLTGVMGRLAEGSTDVEIPSQTGRDEVGEMARAVAVFRDGMKRAAELESQQRRQREQQTDLLARRDRLIADFNGAMEKIMGTVSASIERVHTLSSSLQSTAEQTSAQGSAVAGAAEHSAANVATVASAAEQLGSSVQEISRRVSETATITSEAVSGIHTANSTMDGLAEAAKRIGEVVQLINDIAGQTNLLALNATIEAARAGEAGKGFAVVASEVKTLANQTARATDEIAQQIAGIQSISAEAVNTIRNVGVTIDRVNEVVSSIAAAVEEQSAATDEIVRSVQEASSGNAEITRNIADVSKAAIATGQMAAGMFEAADELVEEAGHLRSEVGGFLGNMRQG from the coding sequence GTGTTCGCCCGTATCGCTGACGCCCGCATCACCGTAAAATTCTTTATCGCCCCACTCCTTTTGGTTGTCTGCATCATGGTGCTGGGCGGCGTTTTCCATGCCGCCATGGAAAAGCAGGAGCGGTCCATGGAAGACATGGTCACCGTTTCCTTCGCCAACAGCCGTACCGCCGCCGAGTTGGACGGGATGGCGGCCACCATCGAATCAAACATCTACCGCCTTCTGGGCTGGCAGGCGGCGCGCGAGGAAAAGGAGCGGATCGATACCCTGGACACCCAGGTCCGCGCCGACCTCAAGACGCTGGGCGAAAAATCCAAGATTCTGCTGGAAACCCTGAAATCCGACGCGGCCGCCACCAAACAGATTCGGGACTACGTCCTAGCGGCGGGCGATGTACTCGACATGTACCGAAGCGACCATGTCACGGCTTTGGCCATGATGGGCGCCACCGAGCTGGAATATGATGGAATCCGGGCCAAGCTGCGCGAGATGACCGGCAAGGCCGCCGCCGCCGCCGACCAGGATTACCGCGAGGCCAAGACCGCCGCTGGCGCCACCCGGACCCAGTACTTCCTGGTCCTGGCCGTGTTCCTGGCCCTGGGCGCGGTCGTGACCATGGGCATGGCGCGGCTGACCGCCCGCCCGGTTACCCAGTTGACCGGCGTGATGGGCCGTCTGGCCGAGGGCAGCACCGATGTGGAAATCCCGTCCCAGACCGGGCGGGACGAGGTGGGCGAAATGGCCCGTGCGGTGGCGGTGTTCCGCGACGGCATGAAGCGGGCGGCGGAACTGGAATCGCAGCAGCGGCGCCAGCGCGAACAGCAAACGGATCTGTTGGCGCGGCGCGACCGCTTGATCGCCGATTTCAACGGGGCCATGGAAAAGATCATGGGGACCGTCTCCGCCTCCATCGAACGGGTCCACACCCTGTCCAGTTCCCTGCAATCCACCGCCGAACAGACCAGCGCGCAGGGATCGGCCGTGGCGGGCGCCGCCGAACACTCGGCCGCCAATGTGGCCACCGTGGCCAGCGCCGCCGAGCAACTGGGATCATCGGTCCAGGAAATCAGCCGCCGGGTCTCCGAAACCGCCACCATCACCTCGGAAGCGGTCAGCGGCATCCACACCGCCAACAGCACCATGGATGGGCTGGCCGAAGCGGCAAAGCGCATCGGCGAGGTGGTGCAGCTGATTAACGACATCGCTGGTCAAACCAATCTTCTGGCCTTGAACGCCACCATCGAGGCCGCCCGCGCCGGTGAGGCCGGAAAGGGGTTCGCCGTGGTGGCCAGCGAGGTCAAGACCCTGGCCAACCAAACGGCAAGGGCCACCGACGAGATCGCCCAGCAGATCGCAGGCATTCAATCCATCTCGGCCGAGGCGGTGAACACCATCCGCAATGTGGGCGTCACCATCGACCGGGTGAACGAGGTGGTGTCCTCCATCGCCGCGGCGGTAGAGGAGCAAAGCGCCGCCACGGACGAGATCGTGCGGTCGGTGCAGGAGGCGTCCTCGGGCAATGCCGAGATCACGCGCAACATCGCCGATGTGTCCAAGGCCGCCATCGCCACCGGCCAAATGGCGGCGGGCATGTTCGAGGCTGCCGACGAATTGGTGGAGGAAGCCGGTCACCTGCGTTCGGAAGTCGGTGGCTTCCTCGGCAATATGCGGCAGGGCTAG